In Saccharothrix syringae, the following are encoded in one genomic region:
- a CDS encoding J domain-containing protein — protein sequence MRGVDYYELLGIGRNASDAEIRSAYRSLAKVMHPDAGGSAGTFRMLQEAYDTLRDPARRRDYDRGWTHTRPGARPGSPTRPPRSARTGRTRHFGDDPDFVPPKPTVDVGGIAWWHLVDVGQRVRYVPTSGPGHAPALAAVCGWALLLLPVVVIDFSPLALGVWLLVVAAAAAAVFRLARRYQRAVREDRAFARDLDTGVVHGTTDDRVCERLTADLLSRYLTRLPGARVFHGLAWPGSVFADVDHAVLCGRRLVLIESKSWLPGHYEAEDDGTLWRNGHPFRGGGTRLPRSLAVYRKLLPWLDIRCALLLYPSRAGAVTTREPADAVVPPMTPAQFVEEVGDWLAEDPAAVDREALRLLLDQVVPIKRA from the coding sequence GTGCGCGGGGTGGACTACTACGAGCTACTGGGGATCGGTCGCAACGCCTCCGACGCCGAGATCCGGTCCGCCTACCGCTCGCTGGCCAAGGTCATGCACCCCGACGCGGGCGGCTCCGCGGGCACCTTCCGCATGCTGCAAGAGGCATATGACACCTTGCGGGACCCGGCCCGCAGGCGCGACTACGACCGGGGCTGGACGCACACCCGGCCCGGTGCCCGACCGGGCTCGCCGACCCGCCCGCCGCGTTCCGCCCGGACCGGCCGAACCCGCCACTTCGGTGACGACCCGGACTTCGTACCCCCGAAGCCGACCGTGGACGTGGGCGGCATCGCGTGGTGGCACCTGGTGGACGTCGGGCAGCGCGTGCGGTACGTGCCGACCTCGGGTCCCGGGCACGCGCCCGCGCTGGCGGCGGTGTGCGGGTGGGCCCTCCTGCTGCTGCCGGTGGTCGTCATCGACTTCTCGCCGCTGGCGCTGGGCGTGTGGCTGCTGGTGGTGGCAGCGGCGGCGGCCGCGGTGTTCCGGTTGGCCCGGCGGTACCAGCGGGCGGTGCGCGAGGACCGGGCGTTCGCCCGCGACCTCGACACCGGGGTGGTGCACGGGACCACCGACGACCGGGTGTGCGAACGCCTCACCGCCGACCTGCTCAGCCGCTACCTGACCCGCCTGCCGGGCGCCCGCGTCTTCCACGGCCTGGCGTGGCCGGGGTCGGTGTTCGCCGACGTCGACCACGCCGTGCTGTGCGGGCGGCGGCTGGTGCTGATCGAGTCGAAGTCGTGGCTGCCCGGCCACTACGAGGCCGAGGACGACGGGACGCTGTGGCGCAACGGCCACCCGTTCCGCGGCGGCGGCACGCGGCTGCCGCGCAGCCTGGCGGTGTACCGGAAGCTGCTGCCGTGGCTGGACATCCGGTGCGCGCTGCTGCTGTACCCGAGCCGGGCGGGCGCGGTGACCACCCGCGAACCGGCGGACGCCGTCGTGCCGCCGATGACGCCCGCCCAGTTCGTCGAGGAGGTCGGGGACTGGCTGGCCGAGGACCCGGCCGCGGTGGACCGGGAGGCGTTGCGCCTGCTCCTCGACCAGGTCGTGCCGATCAAGAGGGCCTAG